A single uncultured Methanobrevibacter sp. DNA region contains:
- a CDS encoding TIGR00375 family protein has protein sequence MLINADFHVHSCFSMASSKDMLIKNMAPKSKLKGLQLLGTGDAFHPGWLNIIEESTTYKGDGIYTSDDMDFVLTTEVEGKNRIHHLIIIPDIDIARELSEKLVSKNKESDGRPRTKYTGAELLEMVKEYDCLIGPAHAFTPWTGMYKSFDSIYDCYEKAPDFVELGLSADTFMADRVAELKDFPFLTNSDAHSPWPHRLGREFNQIELEDISYSSIKKAIKNKDIKANYGLVPNLGKYHMTACTKCHKLVDPLIAKENKMKCSCGGTIKKGVDFRISEIADYTKPKHPDFRPKYVHLMPLAELISTVYDKGVTTKTVQGKWQNLIDNFGTEIDILINTPIEDISKIDSTISPAIEAFRNKTIHIIPGGGGKYGEISFDKPLKKQEKENLTTLDNF, from the coding sequence ATGTTAATTAATGCTGATTTTCATGTTCATAGTTGTTTTTCAATGGCTTCATCTAAGGATATGTTAATAAAAAATATGGCTCCTAAATCTAAGCTTAAAGGATTGCAACTTTTAGGAACTGGTGATGCATTTCATCCTGGTTGGTTAAATATTATTGAAGAAAGTACCACATATAAAGGAGATGGAATTTATACTTCAGATGATATGGATTTTGTTTTAACAACTGAAGTTGAAGGAAAAAACAGGATTCATCATTTAATTATAATTCCTGATATTGATATTGCAAGAGAGCTATCTGAAAAACTAGTTTCTAAAAATAAGGAATCTGATGGTAGACCTAGGACAAAATATACTGGAGCAGAACTTTTAGAAATGGTTAAGGAATATGATTGTTTAATAGGTCCAGCTCATGCATTTACTCCATGGACTGGGATGTATAAATCTTTTGATAGTATTTATGATTGTTATGAGAAAGCTCCTGATTTTGTGGAACTTGGACTTTCTGCAGATACATTTATGGCAGATAGGGTAGCTGAACTTAAAGATTTTCCATTTCTTACTAATTCTGATGCACATTCTCCATGGCCACATAGATTAGGTAGAGAGTTTAATCAAATAGAACTTGAAGATATATCATATTCATCAATAAAAAAAGCAATTAAAAATAAGGATATTAAAGCAAATTATGGGTTAGTGCCAAATCTTGGAAAATACCATATGACTGCATGTACTAAATGTCATAAATTAGTTGATCCTTTAATAGCTAAAGAAAATAAAATGAAATGTAGTTGTGGTGGAACCATTAAAAAAGGTGTGGATTTCAGAATAAGTGAAATAGCTGATTATACCAAACCAAAACATCCAGATTTTAGACCTAAATATGTTCATTTAATGCCTCTTGCAGAATTAATTTCAACTGTTTATGATAAAGGAGTTACAACAAAAACAGTACAGGGTAAATGGCAAAATTTAATTGATAATTTTGGAACAGAAATTGATATTTTAATTAATACACCAATTGAAGATATATCAAAAATTGATTCAACAATCTCTCCAGCTATTGAAGCTTTTAGAAATAAAACAATACATATTATTCCTGGTGGTGGGGGAAAATATGGTGAAATTTCTTTTGATAAACCATTAAAAAAACAAGAAAAAGAAAATTTAACAACTTTAGATAATTTTTAA
- a CDS encoding proteasome assembly chaperone family protein encodes MEITEITTLEDVNLTNPIFIEALPGIGHVGKLAADHMIDELNATKFAEIYSPSFPPQVFVGEDGIIENMINELYYVKDVGEDNLDLIILVGNTQALSPEGQYCMCQDILNFVKDKGVSKIFTLGGMATGQPVEEAKVFGAATSEENIELLKEAEVEIRSNDGGIVGASGLFLGLGVRQEMNGICLMGQTPGYFIDAESAEAILNKLAILLNFEIDTDKLEERAEETREMLAKAQQMEQDMLNKANASSNDDLRYIG; translated from the coding sequence ATGGAAATCACAGAAATTACTACTTTGGAAGATGTTAATTTAACTAATCCTATTTTTATAGAAGCATTACCTGGTATTGGTCATGTAGGTAAACTAGCTGCTGATCACATGATTGATGAGTTAAATGCTACTAAATTTGCTGAAATTTATTCTCCAAGTTTCCCTCCACAGGTTTTTGTTGGGGAAGATGGAATAATTGAAAACATGATTAATGAATTATATTATGTTAAAGATGTTGGAGAAGATAATTTAGACCTTATTATTCTTGTTGGAAATACTCAAGCATTATCTCCAGAAGGACAATATTGTATGTGTCAAGACATTTTAAACTTTGTTAAAGATAAAGGTGTTTCTAAAATTTTCACATTAGGTGGAATGGCTACTGGTCAACCTGTTGAAGAAGCTAAGGTTTTTGGTGCTGCTACCAGTGAAGAAAATATTGAACTTTTAAAAGAAGCAGAAGTTGAAATCAGATCTAATGATGGGGGTATTGTTGGAGCTTCTGGATTGTTTTTAGGATTAGGAGTTCGTCAGGAAATGAATGGTATTTGTTTAATGGGTCAAACTCCGGGTTATTTCATCGATGCAGAATCAGCTGAAGCTATTTTAAATAAATTAGCTATTTTACTTAATTTTGAAATTGACACAGATAAATTAGAAGAAAGGGCTGAAGAAACTAGGGAAATGTTAGCTAAAGCTCAACAAATGGAGCAAGATATGCTTAACAAAGCTAATGCTAGCAGTAATGATGATTTAAGATATATTGGATAA
- a CDS encoding helix-turn-helix transcriptional regulator, producing the protein MSSKDICEIKSIRTDIVDDIAHKMKEDDIIQKTCSLFKILGDANRVKIILALQYCELCVCELSLLLDMSQSSISHQLRHLRNSDIVKFRKENKQIFYSLIDEKILNILKEGEEYAN; encoded by the coding sequence ATGAGTTCAAAAGATATATGTGAAATCAAAAGTATCAGAACTGATATTGTTGATGATATTGCTCATAAAATGAAAGAAGATGACATTATTCAAAAAACATGCAGTCTCTTTAAAATATTAGGAGATGCAAATAGGGTAAAAATAATTTTAGCTCTACAATATTGTGAACTATGTGTTTGTGAATTATCATTACTTCTTGATATGAGCCAATCTAGTATATCACATCAATTAAGACATTTAAGGAATAGTGACATTGTTAAATTCAGAAAAGAAAATAAACAAATATTCTATTCTTTAATTGATGAGAAAATACTCAATATCCTTAAAGAAGGCGAAGAATATGCAAACTAA
- a CDS encoding RNA-protein complex protein Nop10 translates to MNMKMNKCPKCGIYTMEDACPNCGGELKVIYPPKFSIEDKYGKYRRILKKEAMNKKG, encoded by the coding sequence ATGAATATGAAAATGAATAAATGTCCAAAATGTGGAATTTATACTATGGAGGATGCTTGTCCTAATTGTGGTGGCGAGTTAAAGGTTATTTATCCTCCTAAATTTTCTATTGAGGATAAATATGGGAAATATCGCCGTATATTAAAAAAAGAAGCTATGAATAAAAAAGGGTGA
- the frhA gene encoding coenzyme F420 hydrogenase subunit alpha: protein MKDKIVISPTSRQEGHAELVMEVDDDGIVTKGRYLSITPVRGLEKMVAGKNPETAPVLCQRICGVCPIPHTLASVEAIDHSLDIEVPKAGRLLREATLAAHSVNSAAIHHFLIAPDFVPEADFTTAVKSVSAVRKNTQYVVDMLAGEGIHPADIRIGGMARNITSATKAKLIDRLKAFKPDLEKHVELMKEFILARELPEGLGEVNVPLLASSPSYGSLDEFDYDNFSEVLPEAWYDDPEMGKKACTTIPLLNGKNVETGPRARMEKFNGFKGKGVVAQHLARAEEMILNYDLAIELLEEIDTSAPARADYDDRGTGKLGIGVVEAPRGTNIHMATVKDGKTQFYSAVVPTTWNIPTMGPATEGFHHKFGADVIRAYDPCLSCATHVMVVDDEDKSILKNDMVRI, encoded by the coding sequence TTGAAAGACAAAATAGTTATATCCCCAACATCTCGTCAAGAGGGACATGCGGAACTTGTCATGGAAGTCGATGATGATGGGATTGTTACAAAAGGTAGATATTTAAGTATAACTCCAGTTAGGGGTTTAGAAAAAATGGTCGCAGGTAAAAATCCTGAAACGGCACCTGTATTATGTCAAAGAATTTGTGGTGTCTGCCCAATACCACATACTTTAGCTTCTGTAGAAGCAATAGACCATTCTTTAGATATCGAAGTTCCTAAAGCAGGAAGATTATTAAGAGAAGCTACTTTAGCTGCACACAGTGTTAATAGTGCTGCAATTCATCATTTCTTAATTGCACCTGATTTTGTTCCTGAAGCAGATTTTACAACTGCTGTTAAAAGTGTATCTGCTGTTAGGAAAAACACTCAATATGTGGTAGATATGCTTGCAGGTGAAGGTATTCACCCTGCTGATATTAGAATTGGTGGTATGGCTAGGAATATTACTTCTGCTACAAAAGCTAAATTAATTGATAGATTAAAAGCATTTAAACCAGATCTTGAAAAACATGTTGAATTAATGAAAGAATTTATTCTTGCAAGAGAATTACCTGAAGGTTTAGGTGAAGTAAATGTACCACTTTTAGCATCTAGCCCATCATATGGTAGTCTTGATGAATTTGATTATGATAATTTCTCAGAAGTTTTACCTGAAGCTTGGTATGATGATCCAGAAATGGGTAAAAAAGCATGTACTACTATACCATTACTTAATGGTAAAAACGTTGAAACCGGTCCTAGAGCAAGGATGGAAAAATTCAATGGATTTAAAGGTAAAGGTGTAGTTGCTCAACATTTAGCTAGAGCTGAAGAAATGATACTTAATTATGATTTAGCTATTGAACTTCTTGAAGAAATTGATACTTCTGCTCCTGCTAGAGCAGATTATGATGATAGAGGAACTGGTAAATTAGGTATTGGTGTAGTTGAAGCACCAAGAGGTACTAATATCCACATGGCAACTGTTAAAGATGGTAAAACTCAATTTTACTCTGCTGTTGTACCAACTACTTGGAATATTCCAACAATGGGACCAGCTACTGAAGGATTCCACCACAAATTTGGTGCAGATGTTATCAGAGCTTACGACCCATGTTTATCATGTGCAACTCACGTAATGGTAGTTGATGATGAGGATAAAAGCATACTTAAAAATGATATGGTGAGAATATAA
- the pcn gene encoding proliferating cell nuclear antigen (pcna), which yields MFKAELSDSSILKTSFDAISSIVDEVQIQTDSEGMRLDALDRSHITFVHLELKASLFDEYVCDVPEKINIDTGEFMSVLKRAKSQDRVIMSLDEGNFIITFEGDATRTFKIRLIDIEYDNPTPPDLEHPASFKVHFAILKDAINDIDIFSDKIALQVDEDYFRASADGEFGDASVKYLHGENIDTQEKSLFSLDKIREMLKADKFSEEAEIGLGTDMPLRLTLNMVTGDGKLSFLLAPRLESDE from the coding sequence ATGTTCAAAGCGGAATTAAGTGATTCTAGTATATTAAAAACCAGTTTTGATGCTATTTCATCAATTGTGGATGAAGTGCAAATTCAAACTGATAGTGAAGGTATGAGGTTAGATGCCTTAGACCGTAGTCATATAACATTTGTACATTTAGAATTAAAAGCAAGTTTATTTGATGAGTATGTTTGTGATGTTCCTGAAAAGATTAATATTGATACTGGGGAATTCATGAGTGTTCTTAAACGTGCAAAATCTCAAGATAGAGTTATTATGTCTTTAGATGAAGGTAATTTCATTATTACTTTTGAAGGTGATGCTACAAGAACTTTCAAAATAAGATTAATCGATATTGAATATGATAATCCTACTCCACCTGATCTTGAACATCCTGCATCTTTCAAAGTTCATTTTGCAATTTTAAAAGATGCAATTAATGATATTGATATTTTCTCAGATAAGATTGCATTACAAGTTGATGAGGATTACTTCAGAGCATCTGCTGATGGTGAATTTGGTGATGCTAGTGTTAAGTATCTTCATGGTGAAAATATTGATACTCAGGAAAAATCTTTATTTTCCTTGGACAAAATTAGGGAAATGCTTAAGGCAGATAAATTCTCTGAAGAAGCTGAAATTGGTTTAGGTACTGATATGCCATTAAGGTTAACTCTTAATATGGTTACTGGTGATGGTAAACTTAGTTTCTTACTTGCTCCAAGGTTAGAGTCTGATGAATAA
- a CDS encoding 30S ribosomal protein S27e, which yields MVSKGRGNFLKVKCLDCDNEQIIFDRAASDVKCIICGKTLVKSRGAKAKIMAHIDKVLN from the coding sequence ATGGTTAGTAAAGGTAGAGGAAACTTTTTAAAAGTAAAATGTTTAGATTGTGACAATGAACAAATCATCTTTGATCGTGCTGCATCAGATGTAAAATGTATCATTTGTGGTAAAACACTTGTCAAATCTCGTGGTGCTAAAGCTAAAATTATGGCACATATTGATAAAGTTTTAAACTAG
- a CDS encoding translation initiation factor IF-2 subunit alpha, which yields MVRKSQEWPDEGELIIGTVYKVLNYGAFAKLEEYHGKEAFIHISEVSSGWVKNIRDHVRENQKIVCRVLRVNPKKGHVDASLKRIREDQRTKKIQHWKIEQKAEKFLELSAKSLNKSLNDAYDEVGYELMDIFGDVYGAFETAADDGAKSLTDEGISQEWADAITEIASKNITPPEVHISGYVDIETFVPNGVDVIIEALKAAEDNGDAEEEIKVQCVGAPRYRITVRSTDYILAEKALKAAADRCIEVVEASEGNGSFLRELD from the coding sequence ATGGTAAGAAAAAGTCAAGAATGGCCTGATGAAGGAGAACTTATTATTGGGACTGTTTATAAAGTTCTTAACTATGGGGCTTTCGCAAAATTAGAAGAATACCATGGTAAAGAAGCTTTTATTCATATTTCTGAGGTATCTTCTGGTTGGGTAAAAAATATTAGAGACCATGTAAGAGAAAATCAAAAAATAGTTTGTCGTGTTCTTAGAGTAAATCCTAAAAAAGGACATGTTGATGCTTCTTTAAAAAGAATTAGGGAAGACCAAAGAACTAAAAAAATCCAGCATTGGAAGATTGAACAGAAAGCTGAAAAATTCTTAGAATTATCTGCTAAATCATTAAATAAATCATTAAATGATGCTTATGATGAAGTAGGTTATGAACTTATGGATATTTTTGGTGATGTTTACGGTGCTTTTGAAACAGCAGCTGATGATGGTGCAAAATCTCTTACTGATGAAGGTATTTCTCAAGAGTGGGCTGATGCTATAACTGAAATAGCTAGTAAAAATATTACTCCTCCTGAAGTTCATATTAGTGGTTATGTTGATATTGAAACTTTTGTCCCAAATGGTGTTGACGTTATTATTGAAGCTCTTAAAGCAGCTGAAGATAACGGTGATGCTGAGGAAGAAATTAAGGTTCAGTGTGTTGGTGCACCAAGATATAGAATAACTGTTAGATCTACTGATTACATTTTAGCTGAAAAAGCTCTTAAAGCAGCAGCTGATAGATGTATTGAGGTAGTTGAAGCTTCTGAAGGAAATGGTTCTTTCTTAAGAGAGTTAGATTAG
- a CDS encoding endoglucanase, with protein MEKSNIIISIIVVICIAAGVAAYGITNSENPVFSNLHGIDSGSGDSGNGIGNNTTHHNSQSTNSHGSGNGGTGTGSGSGVSSGSGSGSGSGHGNGGGSSKNPSPNPSPSPKPSPSPSPSPIPSSQAKSIASGCIGVSGWYAGEPSLSGRYYYVPIYDQDNSVVDSIQIDAYTGDIIGRG; from the coding sequence TTGGAAAAATCAAATATAATAATTTCCATTATAGTTGTTATATGTATTGCTGCAGGAGTTGCTGCTTACGGAATAACAAATAGTGAAAATCCAGTTTTCAGTAACTTACACGGTATAGATTCCGGTAGTGGTGATTCTGGCAATGGTATTGGAAATAACACAACACATCACAATTCTCAAAGTACCAACAGTCATGGAAGTGGAAATGGAGGAACCGGAACAGGTAGTGGCAGTGGTGTTAGCTCTGGTTCAGGATCCGGTTCCGGCTCAGGACACGGAAATGGTGGAGGTAGCTCAAAAAATCCTTCTCCAAACCCAAGCCCTAGTCCTAAACCTAGTCCTTCTCCAAGCCCTAGTCCTATTCCATCTAGTCAAGCTAAATCAATAGCATCAGGATGTATTGGAGTATCTGGATGGTATGCTGGAGAACCATCATTATCTGGTAGATATTACTATGTACCCATATATGACCAAGATAATTCAGTAGTAGATAGTATCCAAATAGATGCTTATACTGGTGACATTATTGGAAGAGGATAA
- the frhG gene encoding coenzyme F420 hydrogenase subunit gamma → MFDKIKKAFGGSKKPTETKKVESAPEVEKTAAPAAETKKETATNKPRIGYIHLSGCTGDGMSLTENYDILDTVLTEMVDIVYGQTLVDLWEMPEMDLCLIEGSVCLQDEHSVKELLEAREKSELICAFGSCAINGCFTTFARGGQQAQPKHESFLPINSLVKVDVALPGCPVSPEMIAKTIVALCNGDMEYLQPAIDLATCSTACGCDVLNNIIRQGLCSGCGTCALACQTRAIDMVEGRPNINNARCIKCGSCYAMCPRSWLPLTQIKKDTGL, encoded by the coding sequence ATGTTTGATAAAATTAAAAAAGCTTTCGGTGGTTCCAAGAAACCTACAGAAACTAAAAAAGTAGAATCTGCTCCTGAAGTTGAAAAAACAGCAGCTCCTGCAGCAGAAACCAAAAAAGAAACAGCAACTAATAAACCACGTATAGGTTATATTCACTTAAGTGGTTGTACTGGTGATGGAATGTCTTTAACTGAAAATTATGACATTTTAGATACTGTACTTACTGAAATGGTGGATATTGTATATGGTCAAACTTTAGTTGACTTATGGGAAATGCCAGAAATGGATTTATGTTTAATTGAAGGTTCTGTTTGTTTACAAGATGAACACAGTGTAAAGGAACTTTTAGAAGCTAGGGAAAAATCTGAATTGATTTGTGCATTTGGTTCTTGCGCAATTAATGGTTGTTTCACAACATTTGCACGTGGTGGACAACAAGCTCAACCTAAACATGAATCTTTCTTACCAATCAACTCATTAGTAAAAGTTGATGTAGCTCTCCCAGGTTGTCCAGTATCTCCGGAAATGATTGCAAAAACTATTGTTGCATTATGTAATGGTGATATGGAATACTTACAACCAGCTATTGATTTAGCAACTTGCTCTACTGCATGTGGTTGTGATGTATTAAATAACATTATCCGTCAAGGATTATGTTCTGGATGTGGAACTTGTGCTCTTGCATGTCAAACAAGAGCTATTGATATGGTAGAAGGTAGACCAAATATTAACAATGCTAGATGTATAAAATGTGGTTCTTGTTATGCAATGTGTCCAAGATCATGGTTACCTTTAACACAAATTAAAAAGGATACAGGACTTTAG
- a CDS encoding cation-translocating P-type ATPase, with product MQTKHNEHHHDHEDDDCCGHNHTHEHHHHHHDDDCCGHDHGPGCACEADLLENIDKEVDVEQSKKPLGIFAIGIILLAFGYALEMFKIVDPIISQIIFLIAVIYVGRYIIIEGIEHLFEGKVKIELLITIATFGAFLLQSGEEGAMLMILFYLGEYLEHYSLNKSKSSLIELVKLTPDTAMVKHGDHEHEKAVADIAIGDVVVVRPGDKIPVDGIIVEGTTSVNQASITGESLAVSKSIGDEVYASTINEEGYIEIEVNKDNDDTIFAKIIELIKNSEQNKAHIDVFIDKFAEYYTPIVVILAILVAILPPILYGASITDWTYRALTLLVISCPCALVISTPVSIVSAITKGTKNGIIIKGGEYVEELARIKEVLFDKTGTLTEGKLEINEVKTYEEHSKEELLKIACSIEAKSKHPIAHTFVQYKKDNDIELEEVTNFESIAGKGLKGDINGITYFVGKQTLFNQDITVDNNGMSTTVIIGTENEIYGLITLKDKIRDETPSTIADLNAKGIKTTMITGDNRETAKLVADEIGLSDFHADLLPQDKVKIVSNAVSKQHDVAMVGDGVNDTPSLARANVGIAMGLEGADVAIETADIVLLEDKLSKINLLVDLSKKTMGKIKFNVAFCLIVKVILMILGIAGYISLWQAVLIGDMGVTLLVVGNSLLLAK from the coding sequence ATGCAAACTAAACATAATGAACATCATCATGACCATGAAGATGATGACTGTTGTGGGCATAATCATACCCATGAACATCACCACCATCATCACGATGATGACTGTTGTGGACATGATCATGGACCAGGATGTGCTTGTGAAGCTGATTTATTAGAAAATATTGACAAAGAAGTAGATGTAGAACAATCTAAAAAACCATTAGGAATTTTTGCAATTGGAATCATACTTTTAGCATTTGGTTATGCTCTTGAAATGTTTAAAATTGTTGATCCTATTATAAGTCAAATAATCTTTTTAATAGCTGTAATATATGTAGGTCGCTATATTATAATAGAAGGAATTGAACATTTATTTGAAGGAAAAGTTAAAATTGAACTATTAATTACAATAGCTACCTTTGGAGCATTTCTTCTTCAATCTGGAGAAGAAGGTGCAATGTTAATGATTCTTTTCTATTTAGGTGAATATTTAGAACATTACTCATTAAACAAATCTAAAAGCTCATTAATCGAACTTGTTAAATTAACTCCAGATACAGCTATGGTAAAACATGGTGATCACGAACATGAAAAAGCAGTAGCTGATATTGCAATTGGTGATGTTGTTGTTGTAAGACCTGGAGATAAAATCCCAGTTGATGGAATTATTGTTGAAGGAACAACCTCTGTTAATCAAGCTTCAATTACTGGTGAAAGTTTAGCAGTAAGTAAAAGTATTGGAGATGAAGTTTATGCATCTACAATAAATGAAGAAGGTTACATAGAAATTGAAGTAAATAAAGACAATGATGATACAATATTTGCTAAAATCATTGAATTAATTAAAAATTCAGAACAAAACAAAGCACATATCGATGTATTTATTGATAAATTTGCAGAGTATTACACTCCAATTGTTGTAATATTAGCTATTTTAGTAGCTATTTTACCTCCAATATTATATGGTGCTTCAATAACTGACTGGACTTATAGAGCATTAACTTTATTAGTTATTTCCTGTCCTTGTGCATTAGTAATATCCACTCCTGTATCTATAGTATCTGCCATTACTAAAGGTACTAAAAATGGTATTATCATCAAAGGTGGAGAATATGTTGAAGAATTAGCTAGAATTAAAGAAGTGTTATTCGATAAAACAGGTACTTTAACTGAAGGAAAACTTGAAATTAATGAAGTTAAAACTTATGAAGAACACTCAAAAGAAGAATTACTTAAAATAGCCTGTTCAATTGAAGCTAAATCCAAACACCCTATTGCACATACATTTGTTCAATATAAAAAAGATAATGATATTGAATTAGAAGAAGTAACTAACTTTGAATCAATAGCTGGGAAAGGTTTAAAAGGAGATATAAATGGTATTACTTACTTTGTAGGTAAACAAACACTATTTAATCAAGATATAACTGTTGATAATAATGGAATGAGCACAACAGTAATTATTGGAACTGAAAATGAAATTTACGGTTTAATTACATTAAAAGACAAAATTAGAGATGAAACCCCATCTACAATAGCTGATCTTAATGCAAAAGGAATTAAAACCACAATGATTACTGGTGATAACCGTGAAACTGCTAAATTAGTAGCTGATGAAATCGGATTAAGTGATTTCCATGCAGATTTACTTCCTCAAGATAAAGTTAAAATAGTTTCCAATGCAGTTTCAAAACAACATGATGTAGCTATGGTTGGAGATGGTGTAAATGATACTCCTTCACTTGCTCGTGCAAATGTAGGAATAGCTATGGGTCTTGAAGGTGCAGATGTAGCTATTGAAACAGCAGATATTGTTTTACTTGAAGACAAATTATCAAAAATTAATTTACTTGTTGATTTATCTAAAAAAACAATGGGTAAAATTAAATTTAATGTTGCATTTTGTTTAATCGTAAAAGTAATATTGATGATTCTTGGTATTGCCGGATATATCAGCCTATGGCAAGCAGTTCTTATTGGAGATATGGGAGTTACATTACTTGTAGTAGGTAACTCTTTATTACTTGCAAAATAG
- the frhD gene encoding coenzyme F420-reducing hydrogenase, FrhD protein: protein MPYHAETIVVGCGNILFKDDGFGPVVIHKLEEYFEDKEMPDEVMFIDAGTGATHFIFSLPDEYWKKVIVIDVVEFDAEPGTVKIFSPYDMPRGKYENVHSWPVEEPLHELAKDCEVVIVGCKPQEISSPDVEMGLTEPVEKAIPEAMDIILKEIGVK from the coding sequence ATGCCTTATCATGCAGAGACAATCGTAGTAGGATGCGGAAATATTTTATTTAAGGATGATGGTTTTGGACCAGTTGTGATTCATAAATTAGAAGAATATTTCGAAGACAAAGAAATGCCTGATGAAGTTATGTTTATTGATGCGGGAACAGGAGCAACACACTTTATTTTTTCTCTTCCTGATGAATATTGGAAAAAAGTTATTGTTATTGATGTTGTTGAGTTTGATGCTGAACCGGGGACTGTAAAAATATTTAGCCCTTATGATATGCCTAGAGGAAAATATGAAAATGTTCATTCTTGGCCTGTTGAAGAGCCTCTTCATGAGCTTGCTAAAGATTGTGAGGTAGTTATTGTTGGATGCAAACCTCAAGAGATTTCCTCTCCTGATGTTGAAATGGGTTTAACTGAACCTGTTGAAAAGGCAATTCCTGAAGCTATGGATATTATTTTAAAAGAAATCGGGGTAAAATAA
- a CDS encoding 50S ribosomal protein L44e: MKIPKEKRTYCPHCKKHTMHEVHTAKKRKASELKWGQRQFRRVTAGYRGYPRPLPAGNKPVKKLDLRLKCKECGKSQIKKSFRTGKAEFVAK, from the coding sequence ATGAAAATACCAAAAGAAAAAAGAACTTACTGTCCACATTGTAAAAAACACACAATGCATGAAGTACACACTGCTAAAAAAAGAAAAGCAAGTGAGTTAAAATGGGGACAAAGACAATTTAGACGTGTAACTGCTGGATATAGAGGTTACCCAAGGCCTTTACCTGCTGGAAACAAACCAGTTAAGAAATTAGATTTAAGACTTAAATGTAAAGAATGTGGTAAATCCCAAATTAAAAAATCATTCAGAACAGGTAAAGCAGAATTTGTAGCTAAATAA
- the frhB gene encoding coenzyme F420 hydrogenase subunit beta yields MVLGTYKEAVAARSTDSRVQKVAQDGGIASALLIYALENNIIEGAVVAGDPGDDWVPVPEIATTAEEVLAAAGTKYSMSPNVWGIKEAARQYGIESIGTVVTPCQMQGIRKMQAYPFSTRFIADKIKLLVGIFCMENFPMASIDTFTKGLMDVDLDKVTKMDIGKGKFWIYVEGEDEPKGIPIKSTHGYEQAACNVCNDYVCEFADISTGSVGAPDGWSTVLTRTDAGVDIFSAAVDAGLIETKPIDDVKPGLGLLEKLAKGKKDKGKKEVERRAKMGVMTPTYY; encoded by the coding sequence ATGGTATTAGGTACTTATAAAGAAGCTGTAGCAGCTAGATCAACTGATTCAAGAGTTCAAAAAGTAGCTCAAGATGGTGGTATTGCTTCTGCATTACTTATTTATGCATTGGAAAATAATATTATTGAAGGTGCTGTTGTAGCTGGAGATCCTGGTGATGACTGGGTTCCTGTTCCTGAAATAGCTACAACTGCTGAAGAAGTTCTTGCAGCTGCTGGAACTAAATATTCTATGTCTCCTAATGTATGGGGAATAAAAGAAGCAGCACGTCAATATGGTATTGAATCAATTGGAACTGTTGTTACTCCTTGTCAAATGCAAGGTATTAGAAAAATGCAAGCTTATCCATTTTCTACAAGATTTATTGCTGATAAAATTAAATTGTTAGTTGGTATTTTCTGTATGGAAAACTTCCCAATGGCTTCCATAGATACTTTTACTAAAGGTTTAATGGATGTTGACTTAGATAAAGTTACAAAAATGGATATTGGAAAAGGAAAATTCTGGATATATGTTGAAGGGGAAGATGAACCTAAAGGAATTCCAATTAAATCTACTCATGGATATGAGCAAGCTGCATGTAATGTCTGTAATGATTATGTTTGTGAATTTGCAGATATTTCAACTGGCTCTGTTGGTGCTCCAGATGGATGGTCAACTGTATTAACTAGAACTGATGCAGGTGTAGATATATTTTCTGCAGCTGTTGATGCTGGTTTAATTGAAACAAAACCAATAGATGATGTAAAACCTGGTCTTGGTTTACTTGAAAAATTAGCTAAAGGTAAAAAAGACAAAGGTAAAAAAGAAGTAGAAAGAAGAGCTAAAATGGGAGTTATGACTCCTACATATTACTAA